The Virgibacillus phasianinus genome includes a window with the following:
- the spoIIGA gene encoding sigma-E processing peptidase SpoIIGA, with the protein MAIYVDVIWLLNFLFDMMLIMLTLILAKESASKKRIILGSFVASMIVPISIYFPDSLITSVVGKFMYSILIILSFCRYRSVYQLFRLLFLFYFVTFTIGGGLIALHFMLESPFAVSSSGVLTFNKGYGDPISWIFVVICFPIVWHFTKKSMDKHAAEKIRYDQFYPTTLEINNKAISTTGYIDSGNQLVDPLTKSPVVICDEPFLKQWFSEDEWEAITKASDLLDFDAVPKKWEGRIHIVPFQGVNGKSSYMLAIKPDHIKIQYDEREIMTNKLLIGIQFSDLTKDQRYHCLLHPQIIKLAAVHSA; encoded by the coding sequence GTGGCAATTTATGTTGATGTAATATGGCTGCTCAATTTTTTGTTTGATATGATGCTCATTATGCTTACACTTATCTTAGCAAAAGAAAGTGCTAGTAAGAAAAGGATTATTCTAGGTTCGTTTGTTGCTTCCATGATCGTTCCGATTTCAATCTATTTCCCAGATTCATTGATTACTAGCGTAGTTGGGAAGTTTATGTATTCAATTTTAATAATATTGAGTTTCTGTCGTTATCGTTCTGTATATCAATTGTTCCGTCTCCTGTTTTTATTCTACTTTGTTACTTTTACTATCGGAGGTGGGTTAATTGCCCTGCACTTTATGCTGGAAAGCCCATTCGCTGTTTCTTCGAGTGGAGTTCTAACGTTTAATAAAGGATACGGGGATCCAATCAGTTGGATATTCGTTGTCATATGTTTTCCAATTGTTTGGCACTTTACGAAAAAAAGTATGGACAAGCACGCAGCGGAAAAAATTCGGTATGATCAGTTTTATCCCACTACATTAGAAATTAATAATAAGGCAATTTCGACAACAGGATACATTGATAGTGGAAATCAATTGGTTGATCCTCTTACAAAAAGCCCAGTTGTTATCTGTGATGAACCGTTTTTAAAGCAATGGTTTTCAGAAGATGAATGGGAAGCTATAACTAAGGCATCTGATCTTTTGGACTTTGATGCTGTCCCGAAAAAATGGGAGGGACGAATACATATCGTTCCATTTCAGGGCGTTAATGGAAAGTCTTCTTATATGTTGGCAATCAAGCCAGATCATATAAAAATACAGTATGACGAAAGAGAGATTATGACAAATAAGTTATTAATCGGAATTCAGTTTTCAGATCTAACTAA
- the ftsZ gene encoding cell division protein FtsZ: protein MLEFDTNMDQLATIKVIGVGGGGSNAVNRMIEHGVEGVEFIAVNTDAQALNLSKAEVKLQIGGKLTRGLGAGANPEVGKKAAEENKEQIEEILQGADMIFVTAGMGGGTGTGAAPVIAQIAKEIGALTVGVVTRPFTFEGRRRSVQAVSGIDALKSSVDTLIVIPNDRLLEIVDKNTPMLEAFREADNVLRQGVQGISDLIAKPGLINVDFADVKTIMFDKGSALMGIGVATGESRATEAAKKAISSPLLETSIDGAHGILMNITGGDNLSLYEVQEAADLVTSAADNEVNVIFGSVINENLKDEIIVTVIATGFDENQKIDNTPKQRPIINHKQQAATRQFDEAPRERQQPQQQQSQQQQQQPNRVKQEDDALDIPTFLRNRNRNR from the coding sequence ATGTTAGAGTTTGATACAAATATGGATCAGTTAGCAACAATTAAAGTTATTGGTGTTGGTGGCGGTGGAAGCAACGCTGTTAACCGAATGATAGAACATGGTGTGGAAGGTGTCGAATTTATTGCAGTTAATACGGACGCACAGGCATTAAATCTTTCCAAGGCGGAAGTGAAGCTGCAAATTGGCGGAAAACTGACACGCGGACTTGGTGCAGGAGCTAATCCAGAGGTTGGTAAAAAAGCTGCTGAGGAAAATAAAGAACAAATTGAAGAAATACTGCAAGGTGCAGATATGATTTTTGTAACCGCTGGGATGGGCGGCGGTACTGGTACCGGTGCAGCGCCAGTAATTGCTCAAATCGCAAAAGAAATTGGAGCATTAACAGTCGGTGTTGTAACACGTCCGTTTACCTTTGAAGGCCGGCGCAGATCTGTACAGGCAGTTTCGGGAATTGATGCATTAAAGAGTAGTGTCGATACTTTAATTGTCATTCCGAATGATCGTCTGCTTGAAATTGTTGATAAAAACACACCGATGCTAGAAGCATTCCGTGAGGCGGACAATGTTCTCCGTCAAGGTGTACAAGGCATTTCTGATTTAATCGCAAAACCAGGACTGATTAATGTAGACTTTGCTGATGTTAAAACAATTATGTTTGATAAAGGGTCTGCATTAATGGGCATTGGTGTTGCTACCGGAGAAAGTCGTGCCACTGAAGCCGCGAAAAAAGCAATATCTTCACCGTTACTTGAAACTTCGATTGATGGAGCCCACGGTATTCTTATGAATATTACAGGCGGAGATAATTTAAGTTTATATGAAGTGCAGGAAGCAGCTGATTTAGTAACTTCTGCTGCAGATAATGAAGTAAATGTCATATTTGGTTCAGTGATCAACGAAAATTTAAAAGATGAAATTATTGTTACTGTTATTGCAACAGGATTTGATGAAAATCAAAAAATTGATAACACACCAAAACAACGGCCGATTATTAATCATAAACAGCAAGCTGCAACAAGACAATTTGATGAGGCTCCAAGAGAAAGACAACAACCGCAGCAACAGCAGTCGCAGCAGCAGCAACAACAGCCTAATCGTGTGAAACAAGAAGACGATGCTTTAGACATTCCAACCTTCTTACGTAACCGTAACCGCAATCGATAA